attttattttaaaatatataatttttaagACCATTGTTGGTTTTAATCTAGTTTAAACCAAACCACTCCACTGGATTTAGCTACATTTTGGACAGTGTTTCCAGAATGGAGTAGCTAGCGAGCTGATTGGAGCCAATCAcaatttttgcatccaagtctttCATTGattgttaatgttaatgtttggtttatttcagttttttatttgttcctgtgcTTTCTGTGTAACTTTATGAATCCTAGTAGACAGGATGTAATTTTTTATATAATGTGTAATTTCCATTGCAAATATTAAACAAACTCTGGAGTTGTGATGTCATCAAGTACAGTGCCATTCCAATTGTAGAATGATTGCGTTATGTTCTTGGGAAGTATGGACTCCTGTGTGAACTTATAGCAAGAATGCAAGTACAGACTTGCGTTCTTGAGTACTGAGAAATGGCCAATATAAAAACTTTAGACAGCAACACACTCTGAAAATGTTACAGATGCTGCCCCTTGGTGGTCAAAGTTTCAGTCAGTGTCTGCAGAGGGTCACTGCGAAAAGCACCTTTAAGGAAGcaaacaagcaagcaagcaatcAGAAAGCaggtttttgcttctttttaatCTTATCCAGcactttcttttattattattgtgcataTATTATTCATTTTCAATCTTCCTGGTTTTTACAAATTGACGGGTAAATGAATGgggctgtgtttttgtgtgagtgGGAGTGGAGGGTCCTACTCCTTCTTTGCATATTTGATTATATCATTCTGTTCATTATTATTCTACACAGCTTATAGTAGTAGGTAGTCACTCCTTGGCTATCTGAGAAATCTGGAGCTGTTTCCTTGAACTTTCTGCTTTTGTGTGAATGATGCTGAAACTGAACTTCTATAATTCCTCCTGATGCACAGGGTTCCCAGCATCTCTACTCCAGCAGGCTGCAGGCAGAACAGGAGCTACAAAGACATCGGCTAACCTCATGCTACTAGATTACCACAATAAACTGGAGTAATATGACACCACAAGATCTAATGAGCATGGGACTTCCTCCCATGTGGATGAAAGTGAAGTGGACACATTAAACAATGTCAGCTCATTCCTGGAATTAAAATCTATCCCCATAGcgatgttttagaaaaaaacaatcaaGGCCTACAATaagacagagaaaacccaacaatgatATGAGCCCtgatgagcaagcgctttggccACAGTGGATCAGAACCTGATCAGAACTTGATCCAGTGAGCCATTgatgggctttgatcagtggtcatgacaatttgtaTATTAATGATCAATTAATGAGAGAAGCTTCAGCAGGGAGAGGAGAATTACCTATAATTACAGTGGCCTGTGGCTTAACTTGCAGGCTAATCTGTcgcgagcgtgtgtgtgtgtctgtgtgtgtgtggtttttggtTGCGCACAGTTAGACCTCAGCACATAAACATGGCGGCCTCAAAGCAGCAGCTTTGAACTACATGATTTTCATGTCAGCGGTAATTATTTACATCACAATAATATGTTTGTGGAAGCTGCTTTCTGGTGTGAAGGAAGCAGCCTCAGGGGCGTGGCCTGGTGTCACTGCTGCTGCCTTTGCAGTACTCTGTAAAAATAAGAGTTTTTAGTTTTCACCTGGGTGGGTGCTGCCCACCTCTGTTTAGGTGTAGATGTGGAGCTAGAAAcattttcttagggtggcaaaATCACAGTCATTTCTTTACACATATGCAGGTGTTACATCCTGTAATATGCATTATATATGGTTAAAATACAGTAAGTGCAAACATGTTTCTTATGAACATAGTCTGTAAATTTCTTACTTTCTGTAGCCCAgataattaaacatttcagttaCATAAAAGATGTGAATTTTGatttttatatactgtataGCCTGGATAATAAGTTTAAAATCCAGAAGGCTACACAACATAACGTGGTTTGGTTAGAAATACAAGTCTAAGTGAAGTTTCACACTCTTTTGTTACAAATAATCAAATTGTTATATGCTCAAATTTacaaaaaatgtcagaaatctgcaccgtgacaaaaaacatcaaatcagagtagaaacaatgtaattaataaattaaataatttaatacataaatcatgaattaaatGGCCATTCATTCCAtctaaaacatttaataaattgtGTAATATGTATTTCCAATTGTAATTAATAAATAACatatttaatgatttatttaattaattaaatatttaattttagaGCTTCTGGCCTTCCACACTCTTCATGTGCGTGTTTCGCAAACATAAATCAGAGTTAGACTGGTTCTGAGCTCCTTTTTCCTACTTGTCCTTAAACGTCTTGTGAGCGTGCCCCTTGTGAGCGTGGTTTCGTCACTATGCTCacgtctgtgattggctgacacAGCGACCCTCGGGGTTTCGATTGGTTGCGAAACGAAGCCGTGAAACGGGAAGCTGAAAAATACCGAGCCAAGCAAAGAGTTCCAGCCTGAGCTTCGGCCGCATTAACCGCGTTCTCCGAGCACACAAACCCGCTCCCGCTTGCCCCGTCGTTTCGAGGCCACCATGGGCTGCTTCTTCTCCAAGAAATCCAAGAGAAAGTCGCCGGAAAAAGAGGAACGGGCGCCGACCACAACCTCCGCCGAAACTGCGTCGACGGGCAACGCGGTTCCCCTTGGCAACAACAGCGAGGAGGCTCCGAAGCAGTACAGCTGGGACAAGCGAGAGAAGGTAAGCAGCACCGGGACACACCCACAGCCAGGCTTTAGCGCAGGTAGATCACACCTGGCAAAAGACGCCGGAAATAGCCCTCTCAGGTCACCGACATTTCTGTTCCTGTCGTTGTTCACAGCCAAAACAGCCagatgtgaatgtgtgaatttaAACGAAACTTTATgtgttacaaaaaaaattaaagacagCAGCTCGAAGCTGAAAGCAGAATAATAAGCCCAACAATTAAaaatgcagaagaaaaaaagttacACTTGAACTCAGTTTGCATGCATCTAATTAAAAAAAGCCACATGATTTAAATAAATTCatcaaaaaataacaataaactcTGTGTATGCTAAATAAAATGCCATACCATGTCCTTATGAAAGGGAAAATAACTCAGCTGAGCAAAATAAAGAATAAGAAGTGTAATGTGCACAGGTCCAGCTGGAGCTCCACAgctaaaaatggaaaaaacacagtgaGATCAGCAAGTCATGAAACCAAGTCCACAAACAAAAAGCTTCAATATATAAAAACGGCTCCATTATGTATACGTATTCGTTTAGGGAAAACCAGAAAATACAAGAGATGAATAAATACATCAGAATGTTGTTGGAAAAGCTCATTATAAAGTTCCAGTTGCCTACGTAAAGCTCCAGGTCATATGTTAATCAACAATAATCTTTGCTCTCATTGGTAGTCTCCCTTTCTCTCCTCAAAATAGAGAAAAGTTTAATGTGTCCATCCTCGTAGTGTCTGTGGCATTCAGTTGCcaagtcacttcctgtttggatAGAAGtggtgacacacacaaaaaatcggAATAATCGGAACAAATAACACTGCATAAAAAAGTGTGGGCCTAGCACCGAACATCGTCACATGATCATCCCTGTGATGTCACATATCTGTCAGTCTCAGTGATGATAATAGTGACGTTATCTGCACTGACGGTGCTTTCGTGGGCTCCTGTTCTGGAAACATGTTTCCTGCTGTTCGCCAGCCAAAGATTCAGCTTCACGTGTTCGCTGTGAGCCGAGCAGCGAGCTAAGACAGCATGGCTCAGGCACCCCCACCCCTCCCTCCTGCAGCCGGTGTTATCTGATTATCAGATTTACTACCAAACGGCATGTGGTTCACGTGCACCCCTCTCACACATTAAAGCTGCGGTGTTACCCCACAGGAGGTCAcacctttaaaagtgacaaCCAAAATATCCACCAACCATAAACCAGCTTCAGTTTGCTGCAGGCTCAGAGGGATGTGGTGTCAGAGTCACACATCTCAGATATCTGAACGTGTGACAGGGTCGAGTTTTGGGACCGATATTAGCTAAAAACACATATTTGTGTAGATATATCAAACAAGCATGCTTTAGAAGCTGATGAACCAGCGTCGTGTCTCAACATCACGCACAGTTGAGCAAGGAGCCAGTTTTAGGTTGTGCGTGCTGCTCTTTGTTAgcagcagtgatgggaataacgacgttactaacggcgttacttttttcagtaacgagtaattaactaattactatttctattGTTACAACGCTgttaccgttactaacaagaaaatgcggtgcggtcgcgttactttttttcaacaaacagacggttaaagctgtcttcagcttaccgcaccttatatcagttgcacggaagtagctgacTACGTAAGTAATCTGGGCACTGCTGCTTTGAGcaatgacatttggttgtttaggaagagggggaagttttaggagcgacagcgagagagagagaaaaagagagcgagttttgagatgtgagagatttgtgacgtttagcgtgtttggagtgtgtagttaatgtgttgtcttgtgtagttggtgtgtagtgttgtggatagttttgcgttgtgtgtcagaacaatgaggcgactgctgaatgaaaACAGGAAGAATGATACACCTCCTGCTTTCAGAGCTGCGGGTATCAGgatgtgatgttctcctttatagtggacagaaaaaTTTTTTTGGAGTGGTACAGATAATTTGTgcggcatcttattgaatgcagaacacctgattgttatgtaaatagtttgaaatggttattttaaaaagggtaaaaggtaaatggctgcaagtaactttgttgtttgcaaaacttgtgcatatgattttaaaattgagaatttatattttcatttaaagttatgaaatatgattcaataaacatgtttgtggttgttacagtaaaaaaatataaatttttctactcggattttatgttttatgtctgattttagatcaactgtgttaatacagtttgtcaaaatgaaaacataactgtaaattcagacacatgaggttgtgctgaaaagaatgataccaaacaaggcaaagtaaatagtttttaaaggtgaaatgtagagggaaaatcaaaagtagttaaaaatggccaattataccctggaattttgtaactcagttactaactcagttacttttttgatgaagtaactagtaactataattaattactttttcaaagtaacttgcccaacactggttagcagcagcagcctgctgCAGAAACACATCATCGTTCTTTAGTTGAATATGACACAAATGTCAAAGATGACACAACGTGAAATAAAGTAGTACTTCTGGTCCAGCTGATTCCCACACATCTGTTATCAGcgtgtttttaactctcagacTTTGCTTTCGGATCTTTAATGGTCACAGAAGGGTTAAAAATGGTGTCTCTGTGCATCCGTAAGAGTGTGAACAGTGTTTGAATCCTCTGTTCTCTCTGCACAGGTGGACCCGAAGGACTACATGCTGACCGGCCTCAAAGACGTGACGGTGGGCCGTCTGCCCGGCAAACTGAATGGTCAGCAGTTCGTCATCCAGGAGTGCGAGAACTGCAACATCTATGTGTTCGATCACTCGGCGACCATCACCATCGACGACTGCGTGAACTGCCGCATCGTTCTGGGGCCCGTCAAAGGCAGCGTGTTTTTCAGGGACTGCAAAGACATCAAGTGTGTGGTGGCATGTCAGCAGTTCCGCACACGAGACTGTAAAAAGATGGAGGTGTTCCTGTGCTGTGCCACCCAGCCCATCATCGAGTCGTCCACGGGGATGAAGTTCGGCTGCTTCCAGTACTACTACCCCGAGCTCGCTTTCCACTTCAAGGACGCAGGGCTGAGCATCTTCAACAACAACTGGAGCAACATCCACGACTTCACGCCCGTGTCCGGGGAGACCAACTGGAGCCTGATGCCAGAGGATTCACCCGTTCTGGATTTCGTTCCGGCACCAGACCCTGAGTCCGATTTCAAGTCAGTGCGAGTCTCCGCCGACCCCGCGCGAAGCATCGTGCCACTGACAAAAGGTGGGAGGTACAAGGACAGCGAGGAGTCCTGCCTCTTTGTCTTCTTCGCTGGAGAGTACACTACTGCAAACGCCCGCAAGCTCATTGACGAAGTGAGTCCATCGCCAGCTCtgaattgcaaaaaagtgaagTTTACTTGTTAATGATGCGATCCTTTAAATCTCTCAAACA
The window above is part of the Maylandia zebra isolate NMK-2024a linkage group LG23, Mzebra_GT3a, whole genome shotgun sequence genome. Proteins encoded here:
- the rp2 gene encoding protein XRP2, with protein sequence MGCFFSKKSKRKSPEKEERAPTTTSAETASTGNAVPLGNNSEEAPKQYSWDKREKVDPKDYMLTGLKDVTVGRLPGKLNGQQFVIQECENCNIYVFDHSATITIDDCVNCRIVLGPVKGSVFFRDCKDIKCVVACQQFRTRDCKKMEVFLCCATQPIIESSTGMKFGCFQYYYPELAFHFKDAGLSIFNNNWSNIHDFTPVSGETNWSLMPEDSPVLDFVPAPDPESDFKSVRVSADPARSIVPLTKGGRYKDSEESCLFVFFAGEYTTANARKLIDEATAKGFVLIQTKEVSMRPEDVKRVFQRDADDLTEWITKGPVIALEMNGDGVVEACKNIASEVFSGTKLFVSDNKNTSSQDVDNFFNFADMQMGL